The Puntigrus tetrazona isolate hp1 chromosome 3, ASM1883169v1, whole genome shotgun sequence genome contains a region encoding:
- the LOC122329966 gene encoding GTPase IMAP family member 8-like isoform X1 translates to MSVSFLKMATSIEGLNLVLMGRTGVGKSSSGNTILGRDVFRSKRSSRSVTQDVAVESATVGDFPVTVYDTPGLFDMHTSENEVDLKYKSVLQKCESGLCAFLLVIKADRFTEEERRTVEKIEKLLGKERLEKTWILFTRGDELEEENLTIQQFISETEPLKKLIQKYNHRYHVFNNRERGPTMQVKKLLIKVLTEILKQQPLVTRDTTSRKTLHFKPDAAVSSLSSRRIVLLGQTGVGKSASGNTILGQREFRSKMSLNAVTSECSEAHATVSGRSVSVVDTPGFFNVQMRPEDLITEIARSVYLSSPGAHAFLIVFPVNIRLTDQELQILQMIELMFGEEVLKYSIVLFTHGDQLEEESVEELIKENYIFRHLVDQCGGRYQVFNNKDLNNREQVNDLLQKIDSMIKQNGGRHYSNQMFEDAQRFRREEEEERRREEAEKKVRADIREHSNDLERSEAERQREKEEKTLLNRFKYHCVVAGVVVGAAVAAPLSVMSAPLSALAAPVVAAAAVAGALGIHLGEAFVAQKKKKEQGKNNGSSKM, encoded by the exons ATGTCTGTTA GCTTTTTGAAAATGGCCACGAGTATTGAAGGTCTGAATTTGGTCTTGATGGGAAGAACAGGAGTCGGAAAAAGTTCGTCCGGAAACACAATACTGGGAAGAGACGTTTTCAGATCAAAGAGAAGCTCCAGATCGGTCACGCAGGATGTTGCTGTTGAATCTGCGACTGTTGGCGACTTTCCAGTCACTGTTTATGACACACCGGGATTATTTGACATGCACACAAGTGAAAACGAGGTCGATCTAAAATATAAGAGCGTTTTACAGAAATGCGAGTCTGGTCTCTGTGCATTTCTGCTGGTCATCAAAGCTGACCGATTCACTGAAGAAGAGCGAAGAACCGTGGAGAAGATTGAGAAGCTGCTGGGAAAAGAACGGCTGGAGAAAACCTGGATTCTCTTCACCAGGGGAGACGAACTGGAGGAAGAAAACCTGACAATACAACAATTCATCAGTGAGACAGAGCCGCTGAAGAAACTCATTCAGAAATATAATCACAGATACCATGTGTTCAACAACAGGGAAAGAGGACCCACTATGCAAGTTAAAAAGCTTCTTATAAAAGTGCTTACCG AGATACTGAAGCAGCAGCCACTGGTGACACGAGACACTACATCTAGAAAAACACTACATTTTAAACCAGACGCTGCTGTCTCCAGTCTCTCGTCCAGGAGGATAGTTCTTCTGGGTCAAACTGGTGTTGGGAAAAGTGCGTCTGGAAACACAATCCTGGGACAGAGAGAGTTCAGATCTAAGATGAGCTTGAATGCGGTGACCAGTGAATGTTCAGAAGCTCACGCCACTGTTTCGGGCCGATCGGTGTCTGTGGTAGATACTCCTGGATTCTTCAATGTACAGATGAGGCCTGAAGACTTAATAACAGAGATAGCcagaagtgtttatttatcCAGTCCTGGGGCTCACGCTTTTCTCATTGTGTTTCCTGTGAATATAAGACTCACTGATCAGGAGTTACAGATTCTTCAGATGATTGAGCTCATGTTTGGAGAAGAAGTGTTAAAATACTCCATCGTTCTCTTCACTCATGGAGATCAGCTGGAAGAAGAGTCTGTAGAGGAACTCATTAAAGAGAACTATATATTTAGACATCTAGTAGATCAGTGCGGAGGAAGATATCAGGTGTTCAACAATAAAGATCTGAATAACAGAGAGCAGGTGAATGATCTGCTGCAGAAGATTGACTCAATGATAAAGCAGAACGGAGGACGACACTACAGTAATCAGATGTTTGAAGATGCTCAGAGATTCAGacgagaggaagaagaggaacgAAGACGAGAAGAGGCAGAGAAGAAAGTCCGAGCAGACATTCGTGAGCATAGTAATGACCTAGAAAGATCTGAAgctgagagacaaagagagaaagaggagaaaacaCTTTTGAACCGTTTTAAGTATCATTGTGTGGTTGCCGGAGTGGTTGTTGGAGCTGCTGTCGCTGCACCTCTTTCTGTTATGTCTGCGCCTCTTTCTGCTTTGGCTGCACCTGTCGTTGCCGCTGCTGCAGTTGCTGGAGCTCTTGGAATTCATCTCGGTGAAGCTTTTGTTgctcagaagaagaaaaaagagcaGGGAAAAAATAACGGAAGctctaaaatgtga
- the LOC122329932 gene encoding keratin, type II cytoskeletal 1-like yields the protein MPCTQRLVANTQGISGKKNKVPNNPQQRIHISTNDILFSSLPSKRIVLLGKTGVGKSAVGNIILGQKVFKSKMRMNAVTKICSEAHATVSGQSVSVVDGPGFFDTQMRHEELITEIARSVYLSSPGPHAFLIVFPVNIRFTDQELQILQMIELMFGEEVLKYSIILFTHGDQLEEEPVEELIKENCRVRRLVDQCGGRYQVFNNKDLNNKEQVNNLLQKIDSMIEQNGGGHYSNQMFKDAHRFRREENERQRQENERRQREIDEVRRRTEQRIRAEYEDQPRGFQQFLSHYKSHILAAAIAAGFVVGGAVGGAAVYGIVGGALGGGAAGAIVGGAQTVTVTGVVAGAAVGGAVGGAVGGVVVGAAAAASVGAVAKAVGVGVVGGAAVGGATGGASSGSVKGAVAGALAGAVAGGAVVGGAAAGAAFSGVVGGAVVGGAVVGGAAAGAALSGVVGGAVVDGAVVGGAVVVGGAVVGAAAAGAALSGVVGRAVAGGDAGVFDGGAVSKDLAAAIVARELTVGAVLEESLLGGDAGADSRYASSTDRAAVKRKVNVINYFT from the exons ATGCCGTGCACACAAAGGTTGGTGGCCAACACACAGGGAAtttctggtaaaaaaaataagg TGCCAAATAATCCACAGCAAAGAATCCACATCAGCACAAATGATATTCTCTTCTCCAGTCTCCCATCCAAACGGATTGTTCTTCTGGGAAAAACTGGTGTTGGAAAAAGTGCAGTTGGAAACATAATCCTGGGACAGAAAGTGTTCAAATCTAAGATGAGAATGAATGCAGTGACCAAAATATGTTCAGAAGCTCACGCCACTGTTTCGGGCCAATCAGTGTCTGTAGTAGATGGTCCTGGATTTTTTGACACACAGATGAGGCATGAAGAGTTAATAACAGAGATAGCGAGAAGTGTTTATTTATCCAGTCCTGGGCCTCACGCTTTTCTCATTGTGTTTCCTGTGAATATAAGATTCACTGATCAGGAGTTGCAGATTCTTCAGATGATTGAGCTCATGTTTGGAGAAGAAGTATTAAAATACTCCATCATTCTCTTCACTCATGGAGATCAGCTGGAAGAAGAGCCTGTAGAGGAACTCATTAAAGAGAACTGTAGAGTTAGACGTCTAGTAGATCAGTGTGGAGGAAGATATCAGGTGTTCAACAATAAAGATCTGAATAACAAAGAGCAGGTGAACAATCTGCTGCAGAAGATTGACTCAATGATAGAGCAGAATGGAGGAGGACACTACAGTAATCAGATGTTTAAAGATGCTCACAGATTCAGACGAGAGGAAAATGAGAGGCAAAGACAAGAAAATGAACGAAGACAGAGGGAGATTGACGAAGTGAGAAGAAGGACAGAGCAGAGAATCAGAGCAGAATATGAAGATCAGCCAAGGGGATTTCAGCAGTTTTTATCTCATTATAAGAGTCATATTTTAGCAGCAGCTATTGCAGCTGGTTTTGTAGTTGGTGGTGCAGTTGGTGGAGCTGCTGTTTATGGAATTGTTGGTGGAGCTCTAGGTGGAGGAGCAGCTGGAGCTATAGTAGGTGGAGCTCAAACTGTAACTGTAACTGGAGTTGTTGCTGGAGCTGCTGTTGGTGGAGCTGTTGGTGGAGCTGTTGGTGGAGTTGTAGTTGGCGCAGCTGCTGCTGCCAGTGTTGGAGCTGTGGCTAAAGCTGTAGGTGTTGGAGTAGTTGGTGGAGCTGCTGTTGGTGGAGCTACTGGTGGAGCTTCGAGTGGGTCTGTTAAAGGAGCTGTTGCAGGTGCTCTTGCTGGAGCCGTTGCTGGTGGAGCTGTTGTGGGTGGAGCTGCTGCTGGTGCAGCATTTAGTGGAGTTGTTGGTGGAGCTGTTGTTGGTGGAGCTGTTGTTGGTGGAGCTGCTGCTGGTGCAGCACTTAGTGGAGTTGTTGGTGGAGCCGTTGTTGATGGAGCTGTTGTTGGTGGAGCTGTTGTTGTTGGTGGAGCTGTTGTTGGTGCAGCTGCTGCTGGTGCAGCACTTAGTGGAGTTGTTGGTAGAGCTGTTGCTGGTGGAGATGCTGGTGTATTTGATGGTGGAGCTGTTAGTAAAGATTTAGCTGCAGCTATCGTTGCTAGAGAACTTACTGTTGGAGCTGTTCTTGAAGAATCACTTCTGGGTGGAGATGCTGGAGCAGATAGTAGATATGCTAGTAGCACTGACAGAGCTGCTGTTAAACGCAAGGtcaatgtaattaattatttcacataa
- the LOC122329966 gene encoding GTPase IMAP family member 8-like isoform X2, which produces MATSIEGLNLVLMGRTGVGKSSSGNTILGRDVFRSKRSSRSVTQDVAVESATVGDFPVTVYDTPGLFDMHTSENEVDLKYKSVLQKCESGLCAFLLVIKADRFTEEERRTVEKIEKLLGKERLEKTWILFTRGDELEEENLTIQQFISETEPLKKLIQKYNHRYHVFNNRERGPTMQVKKLLIKVLTEILKQQPLVTRDTTSRKTLHFKPDAAVSSLSSRRIVLLGQTGVGKSASGNTILGQREFRSKMSLNAVTSECSEAHATVSGRSVSVVDTPGFFNVQMRPEDLITEIARSVYLSSPGAHAFLIVFPVNIRLTDQELQILQMIELMFGEEVLKYSIVLFTHGDQLEEESVEELIKENYIFRHLVDQCGGRYQVFNNKDLNNREQVNDLLQKIDSMIKQNGGRHYSNQMFEDAQRFRREEEEERRREEAEKKVRADIREHSNDLERSEAERQREKEEKTLLNRFKYHCVVAGVVVGAAVAAPLSVMSAPLSALAAPVVAAAAVAGALGIHLGEAFVAQKKKKEQGKNNGSSKM; this is translated from the exons ATGGCCACGAGTATTGAAGGTCTGAATTTGGTCTTGATGGGAAGAACAGGAGTCGGAAAAAGTTCGTCCGGAAACACAATACTGGGAAGAGACGTTTTCAGATCAAAGAGAAGCTCCAGATCGGTCACGCAGGATGTTGCTGTTGAATCTGCGACTGTTGGCGACTTTCCAGTCACTGTTTATGACACACCGGGATTATTTGACATGCACACAAGTGAAAACGAGGTCGATCTAAAATATAAGAGCGTTTTACAGAAATGCGAGTCTGGTCTCTGTGCATTTCTGCTGGTCATCAAAGCTGACCGATTCACTGAAGAAGAGCGAAGAACCGTGGAGAAGATTGAGAAGCTGCTGGGAAAAGAACGGCTGGAGAAAACCTGGATTCTCTTCACCAGGGGAGACGAACTGGAGGAAGAAAACCTGACAATACAACAATTCATCAGTGAGACAGAGCCGCTGAAGAAACTCATTCAGAAATATAATCACAGATACCATGTGTTCAACAACAGGGAAAGAGGACCCACTATGCAAGTTAAAAAGCTTCTTATAAAAGTGCTTACCG AGATACTGAAGCAGCAGCCACTGGTGACACGAGACACTACATCTAGAAAAACACTACATTTTAAACCAGACGCTGCTGTCTCCAGTCTCTCGTCCAGGAGGATAGTTCTTCTGGGTCAAACTGGTGTTGGGAAAAGTGCGTCTGGAAACACAATCCTGGGACAGAGAGAGTTCAGATCTAAGATGAGCTTGAATGCGGTGACCAGTGAATGTTCAGAAGCTCACGCCACTGTTTCGGGCCGATCGGTGTCTGTGGTAGATACTCCTGGATTCTTCAATGTACAGATGAGGCCTGAAGACTTAATAACAGAGATAGCcagaagtgtttatttatcCAGTCCTGGGGCTCACGCTTTTCTCATTGTGTTTCCTGTGAATATAAGACTCACTGATCAGGAGTTACAGATTCTTCAGATGATTGAGCTCATGTTTGGAGAAGAAGTGTTAAAATACTCCATCGTTCTCTTCACTCATGGAGATCAGCTGGAAGAAGAGTCTGTAGAGGAACTCATTAAAGAGAACTATATATTTAGACATCTAGTAGATCAGTGCGGAGGAAGATATCAGGTGTTCAACAATAAAGATCTGAATAACAGAGAGCAGGTGAATGATCTGCTGCAGAAGATTGACTCAATGATAAAGCAGAACGGAGGACGACACTACAGTAATCAGATGTTTGAAGATGCTCAGAGATTCAGacgagaggaagaagaggaacgAAGACGAGAAGAGGCAGAGAAGAAAGTCCGAGCAGACATTCGTGAGCATAGTAATGACCTAGAAAGATCTGAAgctgagagacaaagagagaaagaggagaaaacaCTTTTGAACCGTTTTAAGTATCATTGTGTGGTTGCCGGAGTGGTTGTTGGAGCTGCTGTCGCTGCACCTCTTTCTGTTATGTCTGCGCCTCTTTCTGCTTTGGCTGCACCTGTCGTTGCCGCTGCTGCAGTTGCTGGAGCTCTTGGAATTCATCTCGGTGAAGCTTTTGTTgctcagaagaagaaaaaagagcaGGGAAAAAATAACGGAAGctctaaaatgtga
- the LOC122332730 gene encoding GTPase IMAP family member 7-like: MIVESKGSFDIYPPDLSSIRIVLVGRTGAGKSSSGNTILGRKAFRAAVSGLSVTKECWKQTERVAGREIAVVDTPGLFDTDTPEDLLKEKISKCINMTAPGPHAIILVIKLGPFTEEERLSAEKIRAIFGEEADKHTFILFTGGDELSNSSIEEYLGEASEDLKEILYRCGGRYHVFNNKQMENRNQVTEFLDKVDEMVTANGGGFYTSDHYHDVELVLEMKEEELRQKYEKKLKEKELELETRFNEERTKLQQKIEELTTSEQEKEEKIKELERLNLRNMIEMTEYKRYYEVKLTEVRLEAELTRLNERILMEIFSKLQSLSM, from the exons ATGATTGTTGAATCG AAGggaagttttgatatatatcCTCCAGACT TGTCCTCTATAAGGATAGTTTTGGTAGGAAGGACTGGAGCAGGTAAAAGCTCCTCGGGAAACACCATCCTGGGCAGAAAAGCCTTCAGAGCTGCGGTCAGTGGTCTGTCTGTAACCAAAGAGTGCTGGAAACAGACTGAACGGGTGGCTGGGAGAGAAATTGCTGTGGTAGATACTCCGGGTTTGTTCGACACAGATACTCCAGAGGATCTTCTGAAAGAAAAGATcagtaaatgtataaacatgACTGCACCTGGACCTCACGCCATCATCCTGGTCATTAAACTCGGTCCATTCACTGAAGAAGAGAGGCTCTCGGCGGAGAAGATCAGAGCCATATTTGGAGAAGAAGCAGATAAACACACATTCATCCTCTTTACCGGCGGTGATGAACTGAGTAACAGCTCTATTGAAGAATACCTCGGTGAAGCCAGTGAGGATCTCAAAGAAATCTTGTATCGCTGTGGGGGTAGATATCATGTCTTCAATAATAAACAGATGGAGAATCGTAATCAAGTCACAGAGTTCCTGGACAAAGTGGATGAAATGGTCACAGCTAATGGAGGTGGATTTTACACCAGTGACCATTACCATGACGTAGAGCTCGTCCTGGAGATGAAAGAGGAAGAGCTGAGACAAAAATATGAGAAGAAGCTGAAGGAGAAAGAGCTGGAGCTGGAGACCAGATTCAATGAAGAGAGGACAAAACTGCAGCAGAAAATTGAAGAATTGACGACATCAGAGCaggagaaagaagagaagaTCAAAGAGCTGGAGCGGCTGAATTTGAGGAACATGATCGAAATGACCGAATACAAGAGATACTACGAAGTAAAGCTCACAGAGGTCAGACTGGAGGCGGAACTCACCCGTCTTAACGAGAGGATTCTGATGGAGATCTTCAGCAAGTTACAAAGCCTTTCAATGTAA